GACGCTCTCAAAACCAGCCCCCGTGGGAAAAGAAGTTCCTCCTCCCGATAAGGAGGATAAGATCACGGTCTCTCTCATTCACCCCGCAAAATATATTAGAAAGGTCTACTTCTGGACTGTGAGCGATAAAGAGGGGCAGAGTGGAGAAGAATTAAAATTAGTAAATATCCGCATAACTTTTGAAAAAGAGAAAGCCCAAGGAGAAAAAAAAGGTAAAAAATACACTTTTAACTGGCGAACATTTGTAATGCGTGGCACTAGTAGTAAAAAATAGCTAGATAGGTTTTCTTGTGAAGGTCCCACGCTTCAAGCCCTACATTGCAGCAGCAACACGCGTTCCTGAATTCTCTTTTCGCGCCGTAACCCTCGGCCTCCTTCTGGGCCTTCTTTTTGCAATTGCCAACACCTATCTGGGACTCAAAGTAGGAATCACCGTTACCGCCTCGATTCCCGCAGCTGTTCTCTCACTGGGAATTCTCAAACTTGTTTTCAAACACGTCTCCATCTTAGAGCACAACCTAGTACAGACGATCGCCTCTGTAGGTGAGGGACTGGCAGCGGGTGTGATCTTCACAGTTCCTGCGCTCTTTCTCTTGGGAGAGGCTCCTTCTGCAATGAGAATCTTCTTCCTCTCAGCGCTTGGGGGGATCCTCGGTGTGCTCTTCATGATTCCGATGCGGCGCTACATCATCGTCCAAGAGCATGGAAAGCTCCCCTTTCCTGAAGGAACAGCTTGCGCGGAGATATTACGAGCGGGGGAGAACGCTCACGGAAGCGCTCCGATCGCGATCATCGGCATCATCACTGGAGCCCTCTACAAGATCATGGGAGGAGTTCTCCATCTCTGGAATGAGGTTCCCACCTATATCATCAAACCCTTTCAGCGCACGCAGTTTAGCATGGATTGCACACCGGCCCTTCTTGGCGTCGGCTTTATCATCGGTCCGCGCATCGCATCGGTTCTGTTCGCTGGAGGAGTGCTCGCCTGGGGAGTCTTTATCCCCCTGATTAAACTCTTCGGAGCTGGGAGTGTGACGATCTTTCCAAGCGTGATACCCATCTCTGAAATGACAGCCACCGATATCTGGTCAAAATATGTGCGCTACATCGGCGCTGGTACAGTTGCAACAGGCGGACTATTCAGTTTATTTAAAATAGCGCCGCTCATTGGAAAAACGTTGAAAGTGGGATTCAGCGAGCTCTTTCAGAGCGCCACAGATTCGAAACATATTCTTAGAACAGATAGAGACATCTCCCTCCGCTGGCTCATTTTGGGCTCTATTG
This window of the Chlamydiales bacterium genome carries:
- a CDS encoding oligopeptide transporter, OPT family yields the protein MKVPRFKPYIAAATRVPEFSFRAVTLGLLLGLLFAIANTYLGLKVGITVTASIPAAVLSLGILKLVFKHVSILEHNLVQTIASVGEGLAAGVIFTVPALFLLGEAPSAMRIFFLSALGGILGVLFMIPMRRYIIVQEHGKLPFPEGTACAEILRAGENAHGSAPIAIIGIITGALYKIMGGVLHLWNEVPTYIIKPFQRTQFSMDCTPALLGVGFIIGPRIASVLFAGGVLAWGVFIPLIKLFGAGSVTIFPSVIPISEMTATDIWSKYVRYIGAGTVATGGLFSLFKIAPLIGKTLKVGFSELFQSATDSKHILRTDRDISLRWLILGSIAIILTLWLFPGLPMNLLTILLLIFLGFFFVAVTSLTVGIVGSTSNPVSGMTITTLLITCLVFVALGWTERIFLIAALTMSVVVNVAIALAGTTSQDLKTGFLLGATPRTQQISEIIGVILPAAFIGGTLYLLSKVYGFGTPELPAPQGTMMAMVAQGVISGNIPFTLVGIGVLIGLLLELVRLPILPFAIGLYLPFSLSAGIMAGGITSFAVEHLSKGGNKASAAKDRGILAASGLVAGDACMGVVTALLAILGWVNTDALPLLPDSFSLILYGLLAAAFAWFSLKPKQFGLKNT